A stretch of the Oncorhynchus mykiss isolate Arlee unplaced genomic scaffold, USDA_OmykA_1.1 un_scaffold_195, whole genome shotgun sequence genome encodes the following:
- the LOC118947723 gene encoding uncharacterized protein LOC118947723, with amino-acid sequence MLCLKIVKVVTQTALRILLPALARIMGVNLRSGATSPESQCSLTGSEDSLGSLDEREKRLLISEMNYWTKERRRNGSAGCRQKSTRRTSSPCCSPKRSQTSLQSLPATREAPLMEEPLKALFGVTEESLLISLVEGHSIPTSSSSSELSCAIVGDVVHQLNSGLSVAIQASSGSCPPMDSQDIAAGKEVIRVASVQILAELQSQTSEPEWVGFIEPLMDPVTDDVLVAIVGTMDKMAQDFNILLDLAKKMTILGSKFLTNLQCDLDVECPSGKEGTTHFLKETGSSTSVASRKIQTLSSPDFQSKALKAVSTILTRKVSSSSGMAPSSSSAAPSLTEAPLNTSCTALTSVTSTATVIVKAFVGGMETIASFEGTCEAVDCSLSSSSNGPRSECELEINLPGTPIPDKVYFDLTCPIVRSSCIDTRVSKMPEISSSDLKTKMMEHTDEPLHRNSPMTDSSRPPSAKASFRSSTPSFTSKGTSLVPKGDGIDIEEKEVCIPSSSGHLRELLITPDISSATAVLDGLQQR; translated from the exons ATGCTGTGTCTGAAGATTGTTAAAGTCGTGACCCAGACAGCCCTCCGCATTCTCCTACCAGCGCTAGCTCGTATCATGGGGGTGAACCTGAGGAGTGGGGCAACCTCCCCAGAATCCCAGTGCTCTCTGACAGGGTCTGAGGATTCCTTAGGCagtctggatgagagagagaaaaggctgctgatcagtgagatgaactactggactaaggagaggaggaggaatggcagtgcaggatgccgccaaaaatCCACTCGCAGAACCTCATCACCATGCTGTTCGCCTAAGAG GTCCCAGACCTCATTGCAGAGCTTGCCTGCAACTAGAGAGGCTCCCCTCATGGAGGAGCCTCTGAAGGCTCTTTTTGGGGTAACGGAAGAGAGCCTCCTGATATCCCTGGTTGAGGGTCACTCCATCcccacctcctccagctcctccgagTTGAGCTGTGCTATCGTGGGGGACGTAGTACACCAGCTTAACTCTGGCCTCTCAGTGGCCATTCAGGCCAGCTCGGGGAGTTGCCCCCCTATGGACAGTCAGGACATAGCAGCAGGCAAGGAGGTCATTCGGGTAGCCTCGGTGCAGATCCTGGCCGAGCTACAGAGCCAAACGTCTGAGCCAGAGTGGGTAGGGTTTATCGAGCCCCTCATGGACCCTGTGACCGATGATGTGCTGGTAGCCATTGTCGGCACAATGGACAAAATGGCACAGGACTTCAACATCCTATTGGATCTGGCCAAGAAGATGACAATCTTGGGGTCTAAATTTCTGACCAATCTTCAATGTGACCTTGATGTTGAGTGTCCTTCTGGGAAAGAAGGGACCACTCACTTTCTCAAAGAGACTGGATCCTCTACCAGTGTGGCGTCCAGAAAGATTCAGACCCTCTCTAGCCCCGACTTTCAGTCTAAAGCCCTGAAGGCGGTGAGCACCATCCTTACAAGGAAAGTCAGCAGCTCTTCTGGCATGGCTCCTTCCTCTTCTAGTGCTGCTCCTAGCCTTACTGAAGCCCCCCTGAATACCAGCTGCACAGCCCTAACATCTGTAACCTCCACTGCCACAGTGATTGTTAAGGCATTTGTGGGAGGCATGGAGACGATAGCATCATTTGAAGGCACATGTGAAGCAGTTGATTG TTCCTTGTCCAGCTCTTCAAATGGTCCTAGGTCAGAGTGTGAGTTAGAGATCaacctccctggcactcccatcccTGACAAAGTGTATTTTGATCTGACCTGCCCCATCGTCAGGAGCTCCTGCATCGACACCAGGGTCTCTAAAATGCCAGAGATTTCTTCAAGTGACCTAAAGACAAAGATGATGGAACACACAGATGAACCCCTGCATCGTAACAGTCCAATGACTGACAGCAGCCGACCACCGAGTGCTAAAGCCTCTTTTCGATCCTCCACTCCATCTTTCACCAGCAAGGGAACCTCTTTGGTACCAAAGGGAGATGGGATTGACATTGAAGAGAAGGAGGTGTGTATCCCCAGCAGCTCTGGCCATCTGAGGGAGCTCTTAATCACCCCGGACATCAGCAGTGCCACTGCAGTACTTGATGGACTCCAGCAAAGATGa